A part of Clostridia bacterium genomic DNA contains:
- the truA gene encoding tRNA pseudouridine(38-40) synthase TruA: MNNYKMTVEYDGTRYNGWQKQHTTHNTVQGKFEHILAELLEEPAEIHASGRTDAGVHAKGQVFNFKTKKNIEPEEILAYCNRYLPQDVRVLCCERADERFHSRLSAVRKTYSYTIALQKPSVFKRKYVYYAEDIRPDADKMRKAAELLLGTHDFLAFSSLKKSKKSTVRTIESIEIIEQAEEIRMEFTGNGFLYHMVRILAGTLLDAGLGKIDAATILKAFETGERQDAGTMLPPEGLTLERVEYDK; encoded by the coding sequence ATGAATAATTACAAAATGACGGTGGAGTATGACGGTACCCGTTATAACGGCTGGCAGAAACAGCATACCACCCATAACACCGTGCAGGGGAAATTTGAGCATATTTTAGCAGAGCTTTTGGAAGAGCCTGCCGAAATTCACGCCTCGGGCAGAACTGATGCAGGGGTGCATGCAAAAGGGCAGGTTTTTAATTTTAAAACGAAAAAGAATATCGAACCCGAAGAAATTCTCGCTTACTGCAATCGGTATTTACCGCAGGATGTGCGTGTACTTTGCTGTGAGCGGGCAGACGAGCGCTTTCACAGCAGATTGTCTGCTGTGCGTAAAACCTACAGCTACACCATCGCCTTACAAAAGCCTTCGGTTTTTAAGCGCAAATATGTCTATTATGCAGAGGATATCCGTCCCGATGCGGACAAAATGCGGAAGGCCGCCGAACTTCTTTTGGGTACGCACGATTTCTTAGCATTCTCCTCGTTGAAAAAGAGTAAAAAATCTACCGTCCGTACCATAGAATCTATTGAGATAATCGAGCAGGCAGAGGAGATACGCATGGAATTTACCGGAAACGGCTTTTTGTATCACATGGTTCGGATTCTGGCAGGTACGCTTTTAGACGCAGGACTCGGAAAAATCGATGCAGCAACGATTTTAAAAGCCTTTGAAACGGGAGAGAGGCAAGATGCCGGAACCATGCTTCCGCCCGAAGGGTTGACACTCGAAAGGGTAGAATATGACAAATAA
- a CDS encoding S1 RNA-binding domain-containing protein, which yields MQLEVGSNVTGKITGITNFGAFVQLEGGKVGLIHISEIALNYVKDINDHVKVGDEVKVKVVGITNGKISLSVKKVLEEEKKNASSRPADVEMFTRAQDQDLSFEEKMSRFKQDSDDKMLALKRNFESKRGSNRKRG from the coding sequence ATGCAGTTGGAAGTTGGCAGTAATGTTACCGGGAAAATTACCGGAATCACGAATTTTGGTGCCTTTGTACAGTTAGAGGGCGGAAAGGTCGGATTGATTCATATCTCCGAAATAGCCTTAAACTATGTAAAGGACATTAACGACCATGTAAAGGTCGGGGATGAAGTGAAGGTAAAGGTAGTCGGTATCACCAACGGCAAAATCAGTTTATCCGTAAAAAAGGTTTTGGAGGAAGAAAAGAAAAATGCATCTTCCCGTCCGGCGGATGTGGAAATGTTTACCAGGGCGCAGGATCAGGATTTGTCTTTTGAAGAGAAAATGAGTCGCTTTAAGCAGGACAGCGATGATAAAATGCTGGCACTTAAGCGTAATTTCGAATCCAAGCGCGGTTCCAATCGCAAAAGAGGATAA
- a CDS encoding septum formation initiator family protein, protein MAAKTKEKVGFMRSRFMTVLLCGAIIWVLSVVWGQQSAIAGLKAEGEALNNQIAAQESERLHIENQMKTQDEMERVEQDARDMGMVKPNEVVFVDVSK, encoded by the coding sequence GTGGCGGCAAAGACAAAGGAAAAAGTCGGTTTCATGCGAAGCCGTTTTATGACAGTTTTACTTTGCGGTGCAATCATATGGGTTCTCAGCGTGGTGTGGGGACAGCAGTCTGCCATTGCAGGCTTAAAAGCAGAAGGGGAAGCACTGAACAATCAGATTGCGGCACAGGAATCTGAACGCTTACATATCGAAAACCAGATGAAAACCCAGGATGAGATGGAACGCGTGGAACAGGACGCACGGGATATGGGTATGGTTAAACCCAACGAAGTCGTTTTCGTGGACGTTTCTAAATAA
- a CDS encoding spore cortex biosynthesis protein YabQ: MDLELASEVRVLFLSALSGVTCAFLYDLFKIIRRTFQPGVWLTFMLDMLFWILSALLAFGMLLFSNHGQMRLFEMIAMAVGALVYFLSVSSVIVACGTVLLKRLLSGIFFVFRILFFPFRMLNRHLIRPVCKKTAKKIRKIRKNRLTIRFFWFKINKGMVFFRKYLQK; the protein is encoded by the coding sequence ATGGATTTAGAGCTTGCGTCAGAGGTGCGGGTGCTTTTTTTAAGTGCACTTTCGGGTGTTACCTGTGCTTTTTTGTACGATTTGTTTAAAATTATAAGGCGCACCTTTCAGCCGGGTGTTTGGCTCACTTTTATGCTGGATATGCTTTTTTGGATACTGTCAGCGCTTCTTGCGTTCGGAATGCTGCTTTTTTCCAATCATGGGCAGATGCGTCTTTTTGAGATGATTGCAATGGCGGTTGGTGCGCTGGTGTATTTTTTAAGTGTCAGCTCCGTTATTGTTGCGTGCGGTACCGTGCTGCTGAAACGGTTGCTTTCGGGCATTTTTTTTGTGTTCCGGATTCTGTTTTTTCCGTTTCGGATGCTGAATCGGCATCTGATTCGTCCCGTTTGTAAAAAAACTGCAAAAAAAATACGAAAAATACGAAAAAATAGGTTGACAATACGCTTTTTTTGGTTTAAAATAAATAAAGGAATGGTGTTTTTTAGGAAATATCTGCAAAAATGA
- the yabP gene encoding sporulation protein YabP, giving the protein MDDKKGMQQNIQLEERERLFVSGVLGVEEFCEEKIVLETVLGFLEVTGTELRMNKLSVDDGELAIEGDITGLLYSEETSAEKGGLFSRLFR; this is encoded by the coding sequence ATGGATGACAAAAAAGGAATGCAACAGAATATACAGCTGGAAGAGCGAGAGAGGCTTTTTGTTTCGGGCGTGCTGGGTGTGGAGGAATTCTGTGAAGAGAAAATTGTACTGGAAACCGTGCTCGGCTTTTTAGAAGTAACCGGTACAGAGCTTCGGATGAATAAGCTTTCGGTGGATGACGGGGAGCTTGCCATTGAGGGCGATATAACGGGACTGCTGTACAGCGAAGAAACGAGTGCGGAAAAGGGCGGTCTGTTTTCCAGACTGTTTCGGTGA
- a CDS encoding RNA-binding S4 domain-containing protein has translation MRIDKFLKVSRLIKRRTVANEACDKERISVNGKIVKASYDVKQGDIISIRMGERELKVEVLEADKEHVTKENAPLLYRQFDE, from the coding sequence ATGCGTATAGATAAATTTTTAAAGGTATCCCGTCTGATTAAAAGAAGAACGGTTGCCAATGAAGCTTGCGACAAGGAGCGTATTTCGGTAAACGGCAAGATTGTCAAGGCTTCTTATGATGTAAAACAAGGGGATATTATTTCCATTCGTATGGGTGAGCGCGAGCTGAAGGTGGAGGTGCTCGAGGCGGACAAGGAGCATGTAACCAAAGAAAACGCGCCCCTTTTATACCGTCAGTTTGACGAATAA
- a CDS encoding HU family DNA-binding protein → MNKTELIDAVAKKAELSKKDAEKAINAVMDAVKDALAEGDKVQLVGFGTFEVKERAARTGINPRTKAKIEIPASKAPVFKAGQGLKVAIK, encoded by the coding sequence ATGAATAAGACAGAACTCATCGATGCAGTTGCTAAGAAGGCGGAATTGTCCAAGAAAGACGCTGAAAAAGCAATCAACGCTGTTATGGATGCCGTTAAGGATGCTTTGGCTGAAGGCGACAAGGTTCAGTTGGTAGGTTTCGGTACTTTCGAAGTTAAAGAAAGAGCTGCAAGAACCGGTATCAACCCCAGAACTAAGGCTAAGATCGAAATCCCGGCGTCTAAGGCTCCTGTTTTCAAAGCAGGCCAGGGCTTGAAAGTTGCAATCAAATAA
- a CDS encoding MazG family protein, which translates to MQDKKYTFEELQAIIRTLRKRCPWDSVQTHASLKNCLVEEAYEVLEALDLGDGAKMADEMGDLLMQILLHAEIGEEAGEYTFSDVCDALAHKMVRRHPAIFSPGSEAESWDEIKKKEKNLASETEILENISKYLPALQRSMKFSQKMRKWGKEEENISRYLEKIEENLQNIEKTQDATDAQIGAILYAVSGICGLSNRSPELILNNFLENFAKTLEK; encoded by the coding sequence ATGCAGGATAAAAAATATACGTTTGAAGAATTGCAGGCGATTATCAGGACGCTCCGCAAAAGATGCCCCTGGGACAGTGTACAAACCCATGCCAGTCTTAAAAATTGTCTCGTTGAAGAAGCCTATGAGGTGTTAGAGGCATTAGATTTGGGCGACGGTGCAAAAATGGCAGACGAAATGGGTGATTTGCTGATGCAGATTCTTCTGCATGCCGAAATCGGCGAAGAGGCAGGGGAGTATACTTTTTCGGATGTGTGTGATGCGCTGGCACATAAAATGGTGCGCCGTCATCCTGCAATTTTTAGTCCCGGCTCGGAAGCAGAAAGTTGGGACGAAATCAAGAAAAAAGAAAAAAATCTCGCTTCTGAGACCGAAATTTTAGAAAATATCTCAAAATATTTGCCCGCTCTGCAAAGAAGCATGAAATTTTCGCAAAAAATGCGAAAATGGGGAAAAGAAGAAGAGAATATATCGAGATATTTGGAGAAAATTGAAGAAAATCTGCAGAATATCGAGAAAACACAAGATGCGACCGATGCACAAATCGGGGCGATTTTGTACGCCGTAAGCGGAATTTGCGGGCTTTCAAACCGCTCTCCCGAGCTGATTTTAAATAATTTTTTAGAAAATTTTGCAAAAACACTTGAAAAATGA
- a CDS encoding polysaccharide biosynthesis protein, producing the protein MSELKKQPFLKGALILAVTNLLVKLLGALFKIPIRRFVLSGEGYGIYTSSYTIYNVLFIIATAGLPVAISKMVSESIAKNNFKEALQIQKIAQKLLLVIGIVGSLILFFGAKLFANSIGISEAWRPIMALAPCLFFVACMSVYRGMFQGMSNMIPTATSELIESCGKLIIGLALAFVLLDKTNPESTVSQSMAAAGAILGVSCGALLGAVYLFFQFRATKKVLKEKESAEGSVVSPSKTILVKLLKLAVPITIGSAVFTLASFIDLTMIVNLLKGLGYIEKERSTMWGYYNDAMTMFNLPPALVASLSVSVVPAISTALTAKKFAEAKATTETAIRIALLFALPCAIGMSVLAGPILNLVIKDVGGADMLTVLAYGVAFVSVVMVSNAILQSNGKVWTPVIHMLLGGVVKIIVNFILVGNPSININGAPYGTVLCYLTVMVLNLLSVQKLLHPNYGWGFILKTLCAVALMGVVAYYVNLVLVPFLGSNLSLLVAIGAGGVTYLVLLVALRALKKQDVEAMPGSKYILKLIGRFI; encoded by the coding sequence TTGTCAGAATTAAAAAAACAACCCTTTTTAAAAGGTGCACTGATACTTGCCGTTACCAACTTGCTGGTAAAGCTTCTGGGTGCATTGTTTAAAATTCCCATCCGCCGTTTTGTGCTTTCGGGTGAAGGCTACGGTATTTATACCTCATCGTATACCATTTATAATGTATTGTTTATTATTGCAACGGCAGGCCTACCGGTTGCCATTTCCAAAATGGTTTCGGAAAGCATTGCAAAAAATAATTTTAAAGAAGCTTTGCAAATTCAGAAAATTGCCCAAAAGCTGCTGCTGGTGATCGGCATTGTCGGCAGTTTGATTTTGTTCTTTGGTGCAAAGCTTTTTGCAAATAGTATTGGTATTTCGGAAGCCTGGAGACCCATTATGGCGCTTGCACCCTGTCTGTTCTTTGTGGCATGCATGAGTGTGTACAGAGGTATGTTCCAGGGTATGAGTAACATGATTCCAACCGCAACCTCTGAGCTGATTGAATCCTGCGGTAAGCTGATTATCGGTCTTGCCCTTGCATTTGTTTTGCTGGACAAGACAAATCCCGAAAGCACCGTATCCCAGTCCATGGCGGCTGCCGGTGCAATTTTAGGTGTATCCTGCGGTGCACTTTTGGGCGCAGTATATCTGTTTTTCCAGTTCCGCGCCACCAAAAAAGTACTCAAGGAAAAAGAAAGTGCCGAGGGAAGCGTTGTTTCGCCCTCCAAAACCATTCTTGTAAAGCTGTTAAAGCTTGCAGTTCCCATTACCATCGGCTCTGCGGTATTCACCCTTGCAAGCTTTATTGACCTGACCATGATTGTAAATCTGCTTAAAGGTCTGGGATATATTGAAAAAGAACGCAGTACCATGTGGGGGTATTATAACGATGCGATGACCATGTTCAATCTGCCTCCTGCATTGGTGGCGTCCTTAAGTGTCAGCGTCGTGCCTGCAATTTCAACTGCGCTTACTGCTAAAAAATTTGCAGAAGCAAAAGCTACAACCGAAACCGCAATCCGTATCGCTCTGCTTTTTGCATTGCCCTGTGCCATCGGTATGTCCGTGCTGGCAGGTCCGATTCTGAACTTAGTCATCAAAGATGTGGGCGGTGCAGACATGTTAACCGTTCTGGCATACGGTGTGGCGTTTGTTTCGGTGGTTATGGTTTCCAATGCCATTTTACAGTCCAACGGAAAGGTGTGGACACCTGTTATCCATATGCTGTTGGGTGGCGTGGTTAAAATCATTGTAAACTTTATTCTGGTCGGCAATCCAAGCATCAATATCAATGGTGCACCTTACGGTACTGTGCTTTGTTATCTGACCGTTATGGTGTTAAACCTGCTTTCTGTACAGAAGCTTTTACATCCCAACTACGGATGGGGCTTTATCCTTAAAACCCTTTGTGCGGTTGCGCTGATGGGCGTTGTGGCATATTATGTAAATCTTGTGCTTGTTCCGTTCCTGGGAAGCAATTTGTCCCTGCTGGTGGCTATTGGCGCAGGCGGTGTGACCTATCTTGTGCTTCTGGTAGCCCTTCGTGCACTGAAAAAGCAGGACGTGGAAGCAATGCCTGGCTCAAAATACATCTTAAAGCTGATTGGACGGTTTATTTAA
- a CDS encoding D-alanyl-D-alanine carboxypeptidase — protein MRKIIAVVLLMVCLLQTVPVEASQKNIDAITAPTYMLVDGSTDAVMLEENCKTDVGVNDFAKIMTAVLAIEKLNPAQSVPFTEETNVFYNSFGNLSGSEPGRVYSVTQHLQNMLLLYSDASAVTLAVAHSGSEKAFVAEMNKKAESLGMTKTKFTSPDGREDKSAGTTVSDLYRLLKHAMSLPLYREVIGSVLFDLPVADGTDTFSSRNHLLSNYTYSSYTYSLATGALVSFSGKGASLIAVAEQGDKQIYGFVINTPDDSTQVYKDMINLFEHGFNSFRSVVLVKKGAFIKQVPVKGAIATQAVLVAEKDIAALLPSDYDEELLTSKVNVPEKLQATVEKNKPLGEVSYYYNGNRIASCPIVSEKKIGFSPFSYIYHLFSGINTWLLLIVLVVFVWGTVTHQKKQRKKEALRRKKREIMQANDE, from the coding sequence GTGCGTAAAATAATAGCGGTTGTTTTACTCATGGTATGTCTGCTGCAAACCGTGCCGGTTGAGGCTTCACAAAAAAACATTGATGCCATTACGGCACCCACCTACATGCTGGTGGACGGTTCTACCGATGCGGTTATGCTGGAAGAAAACTGTAAAACAGATGTTGGTGTCAATGATTTTGCCAAAATCATGACCGCGGTTCTTGCCATTGAAAAACTGAATCCTGCCCAGTCTGTGCCTTTCACGGAAGAAACCAATGTGTTTTATAATTCTTTCGGAAATCTTTCGGGGTCTGAACCCGGCAGAGTATACAGTGTAACACAGCATTTGCAGAACATGCTGCTTTTATACTCGGACGCGTCTGCCGTAACGCTGGCGGTTGCACACAGCGGTTCTGAAAAAGCCTTTGTGGCGGAAATGAATAAAAAAGCTGAGAGCCTTGGCATGACAAAAACGAAATTTACTTCTCCCGACGGACGGGAGGATAAAAGTGCAGGTACAACCGTATCGGATTTGTACAGGCTTTTAAAGCATGCCATGAGCCTTCCTCTTTATCGGGAAGTTATCGGCTCGGTGCTGTTTGATTTGCCTGTTGCAGACGGAACGGACACCTTCAGCTCCCGTAATCATCTTTTGAGCAATTATACCTATTCATCCTATACATATTCCCTGGCAACCGGCGCACTCGTTTCCTTCAGCGGAAAAGGTGCATCGCTGATTGCGGTGGCAGAGCAGGGCGATAAACAGATATATGGCTTTGTAATCAATACCCCCGACGATTCCACGCAGGTATATAAGGACATGATTAACCTGTTCGAGCATGGCTTTAACAGCTTCCGCTCGGTGGTGCTTGTAAAAAAAGGTGCTTTTATAAAACAGGTGCCTGTAAAAGGTGCGATTGCGACCCAGGCGGTTTTAGTGGCAGAAAAGGATATTGCTGCACTTCTGCCTTCCGATTACGATGAAGAATTGCTGACAAGCAAGGTAAATGTGCCGGAAAAATTACAGGCAACGGTTGAAAAAAACAAGCCCTTGGGTGAGGTTTCTTATTACTATAACGGTAACAGGATTGCAAGCTGTCCGATTGTGTCTGAAAAGAAAATCGGATTTTCGCCTTTCAGCTATATATATCATCTGTTTTCCGGCATCAACACCTGGTTGCTTTTGATTGTGCTTGTGGTTTTTGTGTGGGGGACTGTTACCCATCAGAAAAAGCAAAGAAAAAAAGAAGCATTGCGCCGGAAAAAGCGTGAAATTATGCAGGCAAATGACGAATAA